The window AACGGAGGCGTAGGCGGAAGATCCACGGTGACCACCGTCAGGTCAGCCATTTTTCCTCTGCAGGTCACTCTGTGAGGACTTTGCATGAGTTTCCTGCCCGAGGAGGGGCGTGGGTTTTAGAAGTTGTAGCCCAAGAAACCGTACGCGTTTATCGGGAGCGTGATCCCACGAGCTAGTGTgtgaattttaaaattccatgatttttaatgattttctGTAAATAAAAAGATTGGTATCACTTGGTAGATGGGATCTTACCTATATGGTCATTATCTTCATTTTATTTCAACGGATAAGATCTTGTCATACatacaatttcaaaaaaaatggaTCTTATATATGCATGGACAACCACTTATTGATATGGAACCTTCGTTAAATATTTTGGGATCTCACACTTGTGATTTACATATACAAGTGTTCGGTGAcacatcatattttaaaaaaattgtatttgataatttttttaaaaaaatatatattattttattaagataCGATATTTATAGATTAGTTATTAGATAAAATTTAACGAGatcatttgaatttttaaataaattagagACAGGTTGGAAACAAAATcagaaaaatgtataaaaattaCTAATAAACTAATATAAGCAAAGTTAACTAAATATTATGAAGTGTAAAAATGTAAGAAAATTTGGTGTCATATTGACATGTTAATATTAGTACGAGGTACtcaaattcaataatataaCATAGATATATCCCAAAATTTCTCGTAAGATCATTTCGCTGGTCATTTTTATAAGATATATAGGTGTTGTCGCGTCTTGATATCCTAATTGCACATCTCCAAGTACTAAAGTTGTAAGTTTGATATGAGTATATGGATTCATGATTTCAATTATAAGAATCTTCTCACCaacttaatatatttaatattttacaatttaaaGATAAATAAACATGTTTTTGTTAAAAAGATACAATAATTTTATCATTTGGAAAACTGTTTTTATTGATGtgtttaatataaatatattgggGGTATTGACATATACAATATTTCAATCGACTTACCTAAAATTGTGGAAGTTTGGGCCTAATGGTTGACTTTGTGGCACAAAAACGTATTATCCACTCTCTTGttctttaataattgcatgTGTTTCCTGTACACgtactataaaaataaataatcccTCCAATTAGTATAcggaatatataaaaaatattagtagTTGAAAATACATATGcaaaaacatttaatttatattatataaatatttattacataaaaaatatgtCAAATGAGATTATTCCACGACTACATTGAATACTTGTATTATTAAATTGTAGTAAATTTCACCGAACTTTCTTTGCGTAAATGAGGCGTTTCTAAGCAAACACTGACCTAGCAGCAAGTAAACTATatctataaaattaaatacttttgatattattgttgttgttatcaGGGGTTTCAAGAAATAACCTGGTCAGAGTCGACCCGAAAAATACCGAGTTCGGGTTAGGGTTTTCTGGTCCGTGTCGTGTCGGATTGAaatcttatttgattttaaataattagagTTTGaccattaaaaataaatcactCAACTTTATGCAATTAGAGTTTGATTAGGgttttgattaatatttaaaactaaaaaccTACCCTAAACCTTCCAAACCCCACGCCCCACTCTCCTAATTCACTCCAAACTCTTCCCCCACCCGCAATACACGTCACACACCATCAATCAAGCGGAagttcgaaaatccttcaagtTTTTCAAGCGACggtcgtcgttcttcgattcgtcaacggAAAATCttgcgttaaaaacgcaaatgcactccatattctttccttcaatcatctatcacaccatagtatttctTTAATTgagttttgcatgaaaaacaagttgcatcATGTTATATTTTCGGATATGCATCATAAGTGATTTTTAAGGCTTGTGTTTTCATCCAAAAACTTGTTTATTATGTGGTTTAAGGGCTGCCATGACTAGGGTATGAATTAGGGGTTGctttacacaagtttaaggaGTCCTAGAACACTTGAAACATGCTGCACACGTACATGAACAAAGTTGGAACCAACTTTCTGTTTTGGTGAACTTGGGGCTCGGTTGTAAGGAGGTTGGTGGCTAGGTTTGGTCAGGGCTGGGGCCAAGGCTAGAAATGGTCCGTGAGGGGTCAGGGaatgagtcctagccatgctaggactcgagtcaagggctgggaaggagtcctagccagctaggactcccacccgagagcttACATGCAGGCGCGCAGGTTCAGTAGCTTGTGCAAGGAGAATTGGCTTGGCCGCGGGGCTTTGGGCTtggctaggctaggtccttagggtcctaagagcgTTCACAAGGGTCTGGGCAGGGGCTGGTGAGGCTTGGGTGGCTGCTGGCTCGAGAGGAAACATGAGAACGTGAGAAGCAAGGGAGGCGCGCAGGCTGCTGCCACTTGGTTCAGTGGTTCGCTGCATGGGTTCCAGGGCTTGTgctggtctgggctgggtctggacatggtccagggatggttaaggtcaggtgggctcggcggtggctcggctggaagtgtcttagttgggttaggagtcctagatatGTTAGGAGACTCACAtacacacatgcatgcaatcGGGTGTAGCGGCAGAGGTGTTCTGAGCCAGCTAGGGATGGTTCCATGGCCTGGGATTGGTCAGTAGAGTTTCTAGGTTGGTTGGtttgggtttggctcgaggtggctcgggcgtggctcgagtaatttAGGAGTTGGCTCGGTATAATTAactatctgaattcaacgaaaggaaaatggaatacatatatgttgacgataatatgaatatgaacacgttaatgataatatgaatatgaatacgttggtgataatatgaatacgaatatgtttatgaggatatgaaaatgtttatgaaatagtttatgaaaaagtttatgaaaatgttatgtttaaagttgatgcatcattatgaaaatgtcttgtttaaagtttataaaTCTTCACGAAAATGGTATTTtacgtacaagtattttcactattgtatgtgatatgtatatgtagtacttgttatcaagattatggtgtgttaagtctttatactcactaggtatgattgatgcaggtgattatgaatatgataaAGGACGTCTTGATTGTTGACTTTGCtgaactgaaggtgcacataacccgaggaccgacgctagtttttcgcactagtttatgattataatttatgttagaaatatttttacgacaatttatttatgtttatgagtggttGTGAGAggttagtatgagctatacttttcaaataatgttttaggtttggtaaaatgttagttggttattttatttttaaatggtgtcaaaaatattttatataattttgtgtAGTCTTCGGCCGAAGTTATGTGAggtctaaaaaaaattagtacttttaaagcaaaacgaatagtggacgtttaaaaaacaatatataCCGATATCGTATcaaaatctcggtataccgtacaatttcggtataatcggtatgctagttatatataccgaaatttttggtacggtatcggtatgaattttcttataccgtaattttcggtacggtatacggtataggattttcggtacggtacggttTACCACCTCCAGTTGGACTAATTATTTCTATACTTATATGCATATTTGTaaaattattgcttttgtgACTTCTTCATATGTGATTAAACTTTAAACAAGTATGTGATAGTTATGTGAATTAGTCATTCACAATAATAACTTTTTTAAATATCTAATATGTTGTCTTTATGATGGAAGCTCAAGGAAGCAAGAAAAAAactatgttttaatttttaaaccaAAATCTATTACATCCACTAGCGAAAAGCGTTCTCCAACTAATGTTGAGATCTCAAATCATGATGACCAACATCATGCCAAGTATCAAAGAGTTGACAGTGATGTTAGTGGTTATGTTCAACTAGATTCAGCCATGCGTACTTCATATGGCAATGCTCCGCCAATGAAAGAGATGGAATCAGACGAGCTTATACTAAGGGTTTCATATCAACTTGTAATGGAGTATTTGTGAACCAAATTAGGAGAACAATATCgacgatttcaaaaaaaaattggtttgagCAATTTCTTTGGTTGGAGTACTCTCATAATAAAGATGTGGTCTTTTGCTTTCCATGGTTTATTTTCTAATGAAAAGAGGCATGTTATCTTTTAATTACAGTTAATGATTTTAGAAGTCGGAAAAGAGCTAATGATGGGAATAGATGCGCTTTATTGATATATGTGGAAGGTCTCACTTTACCATATAACAACGACTCACAATCTATGGgtgttttaattaatataagttgTCATATCGATAAAGTGATGAATCTACAAACATCAGAAGAAGTGAAGAAGAACCGATTGAGACTTCACAATGAATCATTTGTTGACTTTGTTTGCAAGGATGTGCATTGAGATGGCATAAAGAATCTTCATCTTTCAACAATCAAGGTAATATTACAGAGATGATAAAGCTCATAAGAAAAATGGATGTTAACATTAATGATGTTGTTTAGAAAAAGTgccaagaaatttaaattatacatCACCAgacattcaaaaatatattatacatattcTTGCTGAGAGAGTGAGAAAGAAAATACATGAGGATGTTGGAAGTGAAAAATTCTGTATTTTGCTTGATGATGATGAAGACATATCATACAAGAAAACAGATGACTATTGTGTTGAGATTTGTTGACATTGAAGGCTTCTAAATGGAATGTTTCTTTGATATTGTGTGTGTTGCTGATATCACTACAGTaacacttcaaaaaaaatatatgtaatgtTCTTGGTCGACATGATTtgcatataaaagatattcagGGTAAAGGAAATGCTGAAGGTAGCAATATGCGTGGCTCATGCAGAGGCTGCAGACTATTTTTTTGAGGGATTCTACACGAGAATATTATGCACATTGTTTTTCACATAGACTTCAGTTCAAAACATCACAATAAGTTGTATTGCAAAAATGGTAGCTACTGGTATTTACGAGACAAGTACTGACCTTAATTAGATTGGTACTTTGCAGTGAGTTGGCAAGACGCGTTGGAGTTTTCATTTTTAGTCGATTTACAATATGATATAGATGTACAACTCTGTGATTATCGTGCTTGAGCACGTGTTGGAGGAATCATCTTCAGACTCTGTACGGGAGGAAGCTATGTGTTCTTTGATTGCGTTGAGATCCTTTGATTtagtatttatttttgtttgaatcACAAGTTTATGAGGATAATAGATTTGCTTTGTCGAGCTTTGCAAGAGAAGTCCTTAGACATTTTTAATGCAATGAAATTTGTCTCAACTAAAAATCTTTGCTTCATACTTTGAGAGCAGATGGTTATGATATTCTTCTAATGATCATGCATTCGGTTTGTGAAAATAATAGTATTGAGATACCATATATGAATGCTTATTATAAATCTGCTACAGAATGTTCGTGCCAGCAAAAGAATTTTATTACATTTGAGAATAATTACCGTTTTGATGTATTTCACGCTTCAATAGATTTCGAGTGGAAAAGCTCAATGGCAGATTCGATGATGGGGATGTAGAACTTCTTAGACTTAGCTCTGCTTTGAAACCTCGAGACATCTTTATGTTTTTTAATGCTAATTATATTAGCAATCTTGTAGAGAAATTATATCCCGACGATTTCAATGGACAAGAACTGtattaattcggttcggtcggttaattcgatttaaACGAAATTTTGCACACCCCTAACTATTAGCATGTCATATATGGCAACTTTGTgtacaaatttaaatatttgatcgATATATTCATTTTTCCGAAAACAATTATGTAAATATTCGATAAGATCATGaagtaaatatttaataactccatttttatttatttccttTTCACAATGCTTAATTAtgggatttttaattttttatttctttcccataaattgaaattttattactatatcatcatcatctatataaaaaaaaacttaaataaatttaaaaataatcatcatcatctccattaaaaaaattaataaacaaaataatttattggTCAAAGATTTCTATTACTATCACAACTTGACCAAAACACATTTCGgatgtaatttttaatatttttaataattatttatattaattaaaaaaatttaatattcgataattttgattttcaaattactataaaatttgaatgcattttaattaattttatttatgtgataaatacaattttaattattgttatattttataCCCTAAAAAATTGAAGGAAGATTGCCGTAatttgcatatatatatatttgattccTTATTCCGCAGACTCCTTCTCTCGGATTGGTGGGAGAGAGAACCCCAACGCAGAATTTCTCCCTCCCAACGCTGCGGTGGAGGAGAAATTCTTTTTGGATTTGGTGTTCGAGGATGAATATGACTTCTCTAGAAGCTAACGGGATTTCTGTCGTTACGGAGCCACCGCCGGTCTATGTTGCCATGGTGGACCCGTTTCTCGTTGAAGCTCTTCAGAATCCTCGTCATCGTCTGACTAGTAAGTTTGTTTTCTTGTTTCGATGATTTTGTTTGTTtgaagttcaattttttttttgggtattcGCTCTTGTTTTGGTTGCGTTTATTTGTCCATGATGTTGTGCTTGAGGTGGATTTATGCTCTGTGTCTGGAGAAGTTGGAAGTTATTGAGGTAGATCTAGTGGGTTTTGGGTATCTGGATTAGGGTgtgattttgttttgttttattggTTGTGTGAACTTTGGGAATTTTGGGTGCTTAGCTGATTTAGATCTGGGTCGGGAAAAGCTGAACTGTTCACTGTACGTTGCAGAGAAACAGAAAGGCGTTGTGTTGTGGTGTCCAACATGCTGTTGAACTAATTTTTATTGCTTGCAGATTTTGTTGGTTATATCCTGAATTGCGGGAGATAATTTTTTATGGGTGTTGTTTTATTGGTACTTGCTACAATTGTAATTTGCAACTTTGTAGAAGTTCTCTGGATTACATGACTTGcacatttttcatttattataaAAGAATGAATTGCTTGTGAATATTATGATTAACATCATATGTTGAATTTGACTTTTTGAGTTACTTCTTTTCTGTAACTATTTGGTTTGTTAAAATTTAATGGATCGATTATTTATCTCAAATGGACAAGTACAGCCTTCCTATATCAATTACAGAAATAATATAACTGATTGACCTTTCTTCTTCTGATGGTTTCTTAGTTTATGAGAACCTGGAGGCAGTTAAGGCCAATAGCTGTGAACAATGCAAAGTTAATTTGTTAAAATACTCGGGAAAAAATTGCCTAGCAATTTATCCTATATCGATAAATAGAAGGGAATCAGAAACTTGATGTTGCATGGATAACAGttcatttgattaatttttaatttttttgtttactttGCATATAAGCAAGGCAGTATGTTCAGTAGTAAAACATACCAGGTTCAATTCATTTATATTCCTTAACTTCCTCTTTTAAGTTTGTTGTTATTGTTAAATACATAATTTCTATGCATTCATACTTCAGTGGCCTAATAGAGGCAGAGCAACATAAATCCGATTACCGTTAACAAGTCTTCATGGGCCTGCCCTCAAGATATCGGAATTCAATCATGGTTGTCAACTTCTAGTTTtcctctcaaaaatatttttctttccaaatatCACAACAGTTTGAAAACGATAGTCAGAAACGATGAATTGGCAGTTGGCCAACTGTAAAACTTTATGGAAAAATACTACTTTATTTACATTCtcgtaattatttttttgtgttttttgttttgCTGTATTGCTTTCCTTATATATTGAGTTACTGACTGTATAGGATAACTGCTTAGATATTTTTCAATATCTTTTTTCCACTTATATATGATGTAAATTATGTCTGGATTATTTTAGTCCCCAATAATGTGTACCTTTGAAGTTTGTTACATATACGTATTTTCATGGTGCACTTGTGTCGGGGTCGGTGTGTGCAAAATCATCTATGTGGCTGGTGAGATTTGAACATGACATCATTGTTTTAACTTTTAAGATATTTGAATAATTTCTGTTCACATtgtgaaaatttatttatttttcctttctgTTTATTATTTGGAAAaggttttctttttctttaataatattttttgtataagttgatatattttcttttgtaaCTATTTACCAGTTCTACGGATGGAACTCGATGTGCAGAAGTTCTTTCAGAATTCTGATCTACAGATGTTTGTCTTTCCACACTTCCCTACTTCATACCTTCGTCTTGCAGCTCATCGTGTTGCTCAACATTATGGCTTGCAGACCATGATTCAGGATAATGTTGTAGATGGCCATGGAAGTGGAATTTTGGTTATAAAGAAGCCAGACAGCAAGTTCCCTGCCATCTGTTTATCAGATGTTCCAGCGAAAGAGGCAGAAAATGACAAATCTGATCAAATCAAAATTGTTATAAGGCCTAGAGCTTCTAGAGGTTCCTCAGGTGATGCCAATGAACAGGGGACTAAACGTAGTTCAGTAAGAACTGTGGAAGAAAGGAAGGAGGAGTATGACAGAGCACGGGCTCGTATTTTCCATAGTTCTAGTGGTTCTGAGTCGGAAGATGATGAGAATGAGGTTTCAAGGAACCTGGATGTGGATGGTGACAAGAGCATCTGGAGCAGGGATACCGGTAGTTCCTTAAGAGTAGCCATTTTTAGGGACAGGGAAAAAGATCGCACTGACCCTGATTACGATCGCAGTTATGGAAGGTAGTATGAACTTGCATTTCACATCACACAATTTTTGCTATTTCAATTATTAGGCTGATGTTGGAGGTACCCTTATAGGCTTATAGTATTGAAATATGAGCTCCAAAAGTCATACCAATGTACTTAATAAATGGGTAAGACCGATTAACCTTACTTTTGTTGATGCTTTAGCCGAACCTCCCAATTCTAATGCCCATGGATCAACATTGATAATGTTTTGTTTGCAATTTGTATGAAAACCAATCTGAGATTTTTCTGTTTTCTGATTTGATGCAGATATGTTAAAAGCACTCCCAACACTCAAAATTTCAGCTTAGCACCTTGTAATTTGCAGAAATTCCAGCCTCCATTTGTCCAGTATGATTCTGTTTTCCCTCAGTTGCATCAAATGCCAGCACCTCAGGTTTCTCTTAACTACAGTAGCCCAGTGATGAGTCCTTACTGTGCCGTGGGAGTGAATCAGGCTCCTAGGGATGCTTTATATATGCAATGGCAGCAAACCCAATCCATGATGTATGCACATTCGTATAACCAAATGAGACGCACTCTTTTTCAGGTAAACACCACGATCTAAATTCATCAAACTAGTTTGGATACCTTTTGAATTCAACAAATTTGAATTCCCCCTTCAATTGTTTGTTATAAATCGGtataatggatttcaaattatcGTCAAATATGGTCGTtctaaattattaatcaaaTCCAAACCACGGCATCCAAACACAACCCCGAATCATTTTTGGTGTACTTGTACTTTTTATGTATCTTAGCATTTTTAATGTTGCTGTACCTGGTATTTCTTTCTTTTCACGGAACCATCACAATTTTACATGACTAATGCAGTGCCTTGACAAGCAGTTAATCATCTGTATATGTATAATATTTGTTGTAGGCTCCCTTCTGTCAGCAGCCACTGAGTTTTGATTACTCCCAGAATCATTGATGAGGGTCGGAATATCTGGTGGGGGAATGTCTCTATTGATAGGTATCCTTATTAGGTGAAGTGTTGGCAGACAAACTTGGAGTTGTAATTTTGTATCTTTTTACTGtttttgatttgataaaaataCTTTTTGTTAGCACACAACAAATTTATGatgatgataattttttttgctaTGTTATATTATAATTGTCATTGGGGTCTGctgtattttatttgaaattatatttcttGATTATCAAGTGAGTTACTGAGGTaaacatattttcgaaaaatttcaaaaactactTCAAAATCATAATTCGATTTTCTGTTTAATGAAAACTAGTGGAGTGAAAGTGCTCGCGCTCCCCGAGATATGGTTGGGTTGACAATTGAAACattcattaattaatcaaattctgAGTTTATTGATAAGTgagtatttatatatttattccacaattttaaatttctgggtttttttatttatttgtcagAGAATCAGGATTATAGTTGCTTGTTATTTGATggtaaaatttcatatttttagagCAATTATATAGATTTAGTTTTAACTCGATTTATGCATTGTTAGATACAAGTATAAACCATAATTGCACACGAGCCCTTCTCCAAGAATCCAGTGAGTGATTAGGTGGTGGGATTTGTTTGGATAAATAAAAAGATTCTTCCCAGAATCGTGCTGGTGGAGTAGGTAGTTGGTTCACTTATTATTCAACTCAGATACAACGTTTTTTCCCCATAAATTCGATAtgaaccaaataaaaataatatttgattgcTCGGGACAAGGCATGCTTCGCCAAATTCATCGTTTCAATGATTTATCAACATTATTATACACCTACTAAATGGTAACATAGTAGAGTTTGaagaatataaaattaaatcgaGACATATACATGCACACATTGCATACAAAACAATGCCTATTTTTCTCCAAACTCAAATTAATGAGTGGAAAAGGTATGCATGAGATTGACCACCAAACCAATGAATGGATCATTAAATCCATCAAGAGAACAATGTTTCACAAAGCCAAAAATGaccaaaaataatcaaaaccgAATCAATTTTTTGTACCTGATCCGAATAATAAAAACCTTTCAATGTAACTCGAGAATCCCTTGTAAGAAGAACAACTGGAACAGAAGGATATATGGATTAGAAGCTCGGGGGGAGCAACAGAGTTTACACTATGCACGCATGCATTGATTCTAATGGATAAACTGCTGTCCACATGAACATCAGAAAGAATAATGGAAGTAGTAAATCATTTTAACAAACATTGAATGCCAATAAACTCGAATCTACAACATCAAGAACACCTAAAAAAGACAAAGAAACACTAGATAGTCACCCGAAAGACTGGATTTCACAATGTCAAGGACCTTACATCACTTGTGAACTGCATAATCCCCATCGAAAAGTCATCAACTACCGAAACTCAATCATCGCCGGTTGGAAACAAAGTAAGAACTTTCCTCCCATTCGTGGTGCCGGCCGGTTCCATATCCTCCGCATATGCTAGAGGCATCACAGAACCACCCATTCTCTGAACCTGCTGCTGTGATTGCCTCAAAAATGGATGATCAAATTGCCCGTTTGGTGACGAGTGACCAAATGGCCTGAACTGCTTTTGCAACTGCTGTTGGTGCCCTGGCCCTGCCGCCACTACCGCCATCGGGTGGTGATGCTGCATTGCTGCACCAACCGGTAGAAATGGCAAGAAATGCTCTGGATTCCCCCTGCCGGGGTTCAAAAACTGAGCTGGCACGGGGGAGCTCGCAAATAAGTGGTCCATGGCCGGATCCATGCCGGAACCAGACAGCCCCGCCGGACTGTTATTCCCTATGCCGCTGCCATTTCCACCATTGGAAATACCTTGCATTCGCTTCAAATATAGCCTATATTTCTGCAAATGGCTCGCTACGTTCTCTCTGGTTAGCCCATCAACACTCATGAGCTGCATTATAGTCTTTGGAACAGCATTCTTGATCCCTAAATGGGCAACCGCATCTACAAATCTCTTGTGCAGTTGTGGAGTCCAAACGAGGCGCGGCCGCTTGAGGGTTCTTGCGGGCTCGTCAGACCCGGCAGCCCCACCTGATCCGCCTGCGGCGCCACTCAACTCCGGCGAGTCAAATTCAGCTGAGGAATGGGCAGTTGACTGCGGCGGAGGAGGAGCCGGCGTGTGGGGGTTGTGAAGATTTTGAAGTGGATTCGAAATGTTGAAAGCTAGCGCTAGATCAGGAGTAATAAGGGATTGGTTTAAGGGCATCAATTCCTCGGGTGAGGGCAATTCATCTTCCCATTTCGAAAACCAGTTGGATTCTTCTTCcctcatttcctttccttttgtGCCTCACTTCTTGGATTCACTGCCGCACAAACCTTTTCTTGAAAATAGAAAGATTTTTCAGCACAGAAATTTACaatacaaaaaacaaaaaacaagaacaaaaccCCTTGTTCTTCATAAATTCAAGATCTAGTGCCCCCGAAAACCAAGAAAATGATAGCCAAAATCACAAGGAAAAAATAACCCAAAAAAAGTTCACTTTTCGGAGAGTAAGAGACAAAGATACAGATAAAAAGAAGACAGAGTTTCAACTTTTGAGGGTGGTGAA of the Primulina huaijiensis isolate GDHJ02 chromosome 1, ASM1229523v2, whole genome shotgun sequence genome contains:
- the LOC140982808 gene encoding uncharacterized protein, which encodes MNMTSLEANGISVVTEPPPVYVAMVDPFLVEALQNPRHRLTILRMELDVQKFFQNSDLQMFVFPHFPTSYLRLAAHRVAQHYGLQTMIQDNVVDGHGSGILVIKKPDSKFPAICLSDVPAKEAENDKSDQIKIVIRPRASRGSSGDANEQGTKRSSVRTVEERKEEYDRARARIFHSSSGSESEDDENEVSRNLDVDGDKSIWSRDTGSSLRVAIFRDREKDRTDPDYDRSYGRYVKSTPNTQNFSLAPCNLQKFQPPFVQYDSVFPQLHQMPAPQVSLNYSSPVMSPYCAVGVNQAPRDALYMQWQQTQSMMYAHSYNQMRRTLFQAPFCQQPLSFDYSQNH
- the LOC140982815 gene encoding transcription factor MYBC1-like — its product is MREEESNWFSKWEDELPSPEELMPLNQSLITPDLALAFNISNPLQNLHNPHTPAPPPPQSTAHSSAEFDSPELSGAAGGSGGAAGSDEPARTLKRPRLVWTPQLHKRFVDAVAHLGIKNAVPKTIMQLMSVDGLTRENVASHLQKYRLYLKRMQGISNGGNGSGIGNNSPAGLSGSGMDPAMDHLFASSPVPAQFLNPGRGNPEHFLPFLPVGAAMQHHHPMAVVAAGPGHQQQLQKQFRPFGHSSPNGQFDHPFLRQSQQQVQRMGGSVMPLAYAEDMEPAGTTNGRKVLTLFPTGDD